In Brevinematales bacterium, the sequence CCCCTGGTGATATTTTTCGCGTACCCGCGTTCGAAATCTATCTCGATTTCGTCGCCGGTCTGGACATCGTTGACGATCTCCGCGTCCTCGACGACGGGCAGCGCGATATTGATCGCGTTACGGAAGAAGATTCTCGCGAACGATTTGGCGATCACTACCGATACGCCGCATTCCTTGATCGCGATCGGAGCATGCTCGCGCGAAGAGCCGGAACCGAAGTTCTCGCCCGCGACAAGTATATCTCCCTTGCCGACTTTCCCCGCGAACGTCACATCCTCGTCCTCGAGACAATGCTTCGCCAATTCGGCGGGGTCGGACGTATTCAGGTAACGCGCCGGGATAATCTTATCGGTGTCGATATTATCGCCGTATTTCCATGTTTTTCCGCGATAGTTCATAATCGTACTCCTGCATCCAAAATAGAAAAGATTGTAACATATTATTAACGATTAGTCAATTAATAACGGAAACGCATTAAAACACCTGTATGCCAACGCCGCCTTGACAGAAAACGTTTT encodes:
- the leuD gene encoding 3-isopropylmalate dehydratase small subunit, with translation MNYRGKTWKYGDNIDTDKIIPARYLNTSDPAELAKHCLEDEDVTFAGKVGKGDILVAGENFGSGSSREHAPIAIKECGVSVVIAKSFARIFFRNAINIALPVVEDAEIVNDVQTGDEIEIDFERGYAKNITRGKEYKIHPLPDMMKKIMEKGGLMEYAKDFIKL